The Osmerus eperlanus chromosome 1, fOsmEpe2.1, whole genome shotgun sequence genome includes the window acacacacacacacacacacacacacacacacacacacacacacacacacacacacacacacacacacacacacacacacacagacacagacacagacacagacacagacacagacacagacacagacacagacacagacacagacacagacacagacacacacacacacacacacacacacacagacacagacacagacacagacacagacacagacacagacacagacacagacacagacacagacacagacacagacacacacacacacacacacacacacacacacacacacacacacacacacacacacacacacacacacacacacacacacacacacacacacacacacacacacacacacacacacacacacacacacacacacaccacagcaaccTGACTGTCTAATCTCTCCTGTCCCTTCCAGGTTGTGCTGCTCGCacgaaccccctcccccccgttaCCCAGGCTCCTCCCAAGCCCAgcggtggtggtggtagtggtggtggtgccACTGGAGGATCTGGCTTCTGTGCTGGCAAGGCCAATGGTCTCTTCCCAGACCCCACCAACAAGAACCACTTCTATGAATGCAGCCAGGGAGTGACCTACacccagcactgtgctgctggactGGTGTTTGACGCTAGCTGCTCCTGCTGCAACTGGGCTTAAACCTCCCCTTCAGCTCCCTCAGTAGAACAACATCAGCTACATGTAACAATTGTAAACCATTTCTGATCTGACTGTAATAAACATAATTTGAAGCAACCTACAAAAGTGTGCCTCTATTGTGAAAAAGACAAACTATTCAAGGCTGCTGACATCACAtaacagagagatggaaaaatACAATTCAAACAACAGAATATGTGATCATCATCATAAACAACATAACAAAGCAAACAGATGTATTAATACACAGGCAGCACATATATAGaactaaaaaaaacacaaagacgATATACAATATAAATTGCACTGAAACCAAACTACAATAAAACCTAACTGCAATCAAGGCATTAAAAATAACATATCATCATCTTCGTCATCATCATCGCCAGGATGATGGTAACAGAAGCAGGTATGAAGTAATGCTTAACAAAACCTGCCATGTGTCCCTCAGTGTTGATTAACAGAACCCTGATATACAACTGTAGAACAGAAATGTCTGACGTGTGCTTGAatgtttccacacacacagtctctctctatatctgtccatctgtccgtctgtctcactgtacacacacacacacacacacgacacctcACAGTTGTGGGAGACTGTAGGAGTTGATGTCTCGTTTGTAGCGCTCTCCACGGTGCGTCTCCAGGTAGGGACCCCAGGCCTCCGTCGGAGAACACATCTCTTTCAAAcgctgcatacacacatacactaattAGTTTTGACACCTGATGAACATATCTAAGAATTACACAGTAGGCTATACTTTATACAGTTTAACACATGACTACAgctacacacatatgcacacctgCAATGGTCCTCCCAATGCTCTGATGAACTTGTAAATAGCGATGATTGGGATCCAGATGAGACAGAAGGCAGTGATACACCAGCCCAGTGCTATGCCCCACCATGGGTACTGTACACCTGCATAAGTTGGGACCTCGAAGGTGAACAGAGACCAGGCCAGAATCACCTGCAGCAAAAACAGTCTGGGTCAGGGCTGAGAGGCCGAGGGGGAGGGAACTTGAGTGAATGGAATACCTTGAGGCagtatggatagatggatgaatTGCTTACGATGATGACACAGGGGGAAATAAAGTACCAGCAGGATCTCCACCAAAACCAGAACCATAAGCTCTTGGTGCCAATCATCATTTCTATGTCTTTAATGAATCTGTTTCCACCTTTGTtttagagacacacacgcacaaacacaattGTCATTTGCATTTATTATGAATTGTTTATCATCTATACTTGTTTCTTATTATGCAATCACTACTAATCCCTATAATAATCATCTCTCGGTCCAGGTGTACCGTATATGTAAATGACTCCAAGGACCTCAAGGACAGCAATCATCAACCGGACCCAGCCTCCGCAGAACTGATCCATCAGAGTCACCCAGTAGatccctccctacacacacacacacacgcaaaatgtATATGGTAAACAAGTTTGCAGAGACTTGTGAGGGCAGTACCAGGATGTTGATGTGTGGGAGAACCTACCCTGGTAACACACAGTAGGCCCAGCAGGAATAAGACTGCACAGGTTACCACGGAGATGATGGAGCGCTTGGATTTCAGGGCTTGAGGGAAGGCATCCTGGAGGCAAGTGGTTAGAACCTCTGAGGACCACAGACAGGGGCTGGGGGTTTACAACAGCACTCCGAAGCTTGTTCCTGGCTGTCGTTGTGGTCAGACATTCTCACCTATCCCAGCAAACTGAGAGTCCAGTCCCAGGGTGAGGAGCATGACGAAGAACAGGATGGAccacagaggagagatgggaagcTTGGAGAGGGCATCTGGGTACACGACGAAGACCAGTCCaaattctgcacacacacaaacacacgactGTCAGGGAACAAATAGATGAAGCCGGGGCAGCATGTACTGTAAGAGGGCATCAAGCAGGCGTGCCTAACCTGCCTGGGCGACCTCCGTCACAGGCTTCCCGTAGATGAATGCCATGTGACCCAGGATGGAGAAGATGGCAAAACCGGCAAACACACTAGTAGCTAAGTCGACACAGAGAAGAAGATGACACAACGTTTGGTCATTCATGAAATCTGAGTGATGAGCTTAACTGCAATCATTTCTGACATGAGTTATGCACGCTCCAAATTCTTACCACAGTTGATGAGGCAGACAACCATGGAGTCCGTATACACATTGTTTTTGAACCTGTTATAGGAGGCTAGGGTGATGATTCCACCGTTTGCTGCAGACAGAGAAAAGAAGATCTGGGATGCAGCATCTTTCCAGACctgccacagacagacagacataaaccGACAGGCTGACAAGCAGAAGTTTATGTCATGTTTATTATCGACATAGCAACAGGATTCCTGTGTCCAGCCACAGGATTAGTGTGACTGAGGTAAAGGTGAGGGGTCAGTACCCGTGGAACCTCACCTCGGCCTCACCCAGCTTAGTGAAGTTGGACTTGGAGCCAATGTAGAAATCGATCCCGTCTTTAGCGCCCTCCAATGTCAAACCTCGGATCAGGAGGATGAACAGCACTACATAGGGGAATGTAGCTGTGACATACACCACCTTGGAGGGAAGGGGGCAAAGGAAgcagaaacaaaacacacagatgcagacaTAGTCACTATTgaaaggggatggggggagccTGAAAAAGACTGAGGCCTCTGGCTTCAGACTCACTTTCCCAGAAGACTTGACACCTTTGTAGATGGCCCCGCCCACAAGGATCCAGCTCAACAGCAGACAGAGGGCCAGGTACCAGACGACTGGCCCAGTTTCATCTATACCACTGGAGCGCTGCAGGACTAcctcactgagagagagagagagagagagagagagagagagagagagagagagagagagagagagagagagagagagagagagagagagagagagagagagagagagagagagagagagagagagagagagagagagagagagagagagagagacagagacagagacagagacagagagaggggggcagtgtTGGACAAGCTACTCAGAAATTGTTGTAACCTAAGCAACCAGTTAGAGACAGCTTTTTACAAACACACCATCAGTCTACAACAGTTTCATACACcatagccagtgtgtgtgtgtgtttgtgtgtattgtacTCACTCCCAGTATTTTTCACTAGCACTCTTTAGTGTGCTGCTGTTTGAATGACAGGTGCTATTCGTTCCCAGCATCAGGTTGAGACTCTCATTGACAGCTGTCCCATTGCAGATGTCTATACAAAGGCAAGCAGGGCACAGGGGGACAGGGTAAAGATATTGGCCACCTAGAAAGTTTCTAAGATAACCACCTTCTTCCAGTCAGTGCTATTGATGATGACTCACTCTGGCATATAATACTGCAGAGAGGACAGTTCAGTTAAGTACAGTACAGTTCCGAGTAACAAATTTAGAGCATGAAGTTAAACAGAACCTTTAGGTGTGATGCTGCAGTTGCTGGAACATTCACTCCAAGGCAGAGGAAACTGGAAGGAAGAAAACAAGTAGAATAGGGAGTAGGCTATGAGCACATTATAGTAGATGGTTACAATGACGTTCGATAACACCATTGCTATCCCCACACctggatagagaaagagaagtaaaaaaggaaaga containing:
- the slc6a14 gene encoding sodium- and chloride-dependent neutral and basic amino acid transporter B(0+); the encoded protein is MRKVGLSSFTNLAFRNSASTDTLRENKQKQAPDGNTDENVERGNWSSKSEYLLSMIGYAVGLGNIWRFPYLAYKNGGGAFLIPYSIMLFVIGIPFFFLECSIGQFSSQGPINVWRAVPAMQGVGIAMVLSNVIVTIYYNVLIAYSLFYLFSSFQFPLPWSECSSNCSITPKDICNGTAVNESLNLMLGTNSTCHSNSSTLKSASEKYWDEVVLQRSSGIDETGPVVWYLALCLLLSWILVGGAIYKGVKSSGKVVYVTATFPYVVLFILLIRGLTLEGAKDGIDFYIGSKSNFTKLGEAEVWKDAASQIFFSLSAANGGIITLASYNRFKNNVYTDSMVVCLINCATSVFAGFAIFSILGHMAFIYGKPVTEVAQAEFGLVFVVYPDALSKLPISPLWSILFFVMLLTLGLDSQFAGIEVLTTCLQDAFPQALKSKRSIISVVTCAVLFLLGLLCVTRGGIYWVTLMDQFCGGWVRLMIAVLEVLGVIYIYGGNRFIKDIEMMIGTKSLWFWFWWRSCWYFISPCVIIVILAWSLFTFEVPTYAGVQYPWWGIALGWCITAFCLIWIPIIAIYKFIRALGGPLQRLKEMCSPTEAWGPYLETHRGERYKRDINSYSLPQL